From the genome of Paraburkholderia largidicola:
CGACAGCGTCGCGACGTATCTGCCGACGCTGCGCGGCACGCCGTTCGGCAATGTGAGCCTGCTCAATCTCGGCACCCATACGCCGGGCGGTCTGCCCTTGCAGGTGCCCGACGACATCCAGAACGACGATCAGATGATCCGCTGGTTCCATGCCTGGCGTCCCGCCCATGCGCCGGGCACGGTCCGCACGTACGCGAACCCCGGCATCGGCGCGTTGGGCATGATCACGGCAAAGAGTATGGGACGGGATTTCACCGCGTTGATCGAGGGGCGGCTCTTTCCTGCGCTGGGCCTGAAAAACAGTTTCATCGACGTTCCCGTCGACAGAGCACCTGACTACGCGCAAGGCTATACGAAGACGGGCAAACCGATCCGCATGGCGGGCGGCGAGTTTGCACCCGAAGCGTACGGCGTCAAATCGACGGCCGCCGACATGCTGCGCTTCATCGAAGCCAACATGAAGCAGGTCCAGCTCGACGCGCCACTGCAACGCGCGATCATCGACACGCATACCGGCTACTTCCAGGCAGGCCCGATGACGCAGGATCTGATCTGGGAGCAATACCCGTATCCTGTTTCGTTGAACGCGCTGATGGAAGGCAACGCGCCCTCGATGGCGCTCGATGCCAACCCCGTCACGAAGATCGAGCCGCCCGAAGCGCCAAAGGACAACGTGTGGATCAACAAGACGGGCTCGACGAACGGCTTCGGCTCATACGTGGCGTTCGTGCCGTCCCGACGTATTGGCATCGTGATTCTCGGTAACCGGAATTTCCCGATCCTCGACCGGGTCGCTGCCGCGCACAAGATATTGACGTCGCTGGAGCAGCCATGAATCGCGTACGTTTCATCGCGGCGACGCTTGTCACATGCGCGTGTGGTTGCGTGCACTCTGCACATGCCGCCGATAAAGCGCCCGAAGCCAAGGAAACGATCGTCCTGCAACGAGCGCCCGTCGTGCAAACCGATCGCGAGCTGGGCATGGGCATCGCCGAATTTCCGCCCAATGCGTCCAAGCCGCGTCACAAGGCGACGGGACCGGAACTCTGCTATGTGCTGGAAGGCGAGGTCACCGTGCAGATCGACGGCCAGGCGGTGCATGTGTATCGCGCGGGCGAGTCCTTCGCGCTGCCGGCCAACGTCGTGCATGTCACGAAGGCCGGGCCGTCCGGCGCCAAGGTACTCGCAAGCTGGGTCCATACGCCGGGCAAGCCATTCAACGTTCCGGCGTCGTCGGATTGATCGACCGATACGATGCGCGCGATGGTTATCGCGCGCACACCGTATCGATCGCGTGCAGCATCTTGCCGAAGAACGCATCCGCGAACTGCGAATCGAGCCAGCGCACGATCAACGCGATGCGTCGCTCCGGCTCGATCCACATGAACGAACTGCCCGCGCCGACGCCGAAGTAACTCGTTTCGGGCACGCCCGGAAACACGCGGCGACCCGTGTTGAGCCACACCAGATACCCGTAGTACGGCGCGAGCGCGCAGGGCGTTTGCATCCGCGCGATCCATTCGGCCGACAGCACGCGACGTCCGTTGGCGACGCCGCCGTCGAGCAGCATCTGCGCAACTTTCAGTTGATCGTTCGCGCTCACCGACATGCCGCCGCCCCAGTGCGAACCGCCCGGCACCGATTGGACGCGCGTACCATCGATGTCGATCCACGCGTCGTCATAGCCGACCCATT
Proteins encoded in this window:
- the ampC gene encoding class C beta-lactamase, which codes for MKFGTVSARAAAMLCAMWMTSGASYAADAPQANIKHAVDAAIQPLMTKDKIPGMAVGVIVDGRAAVFNYGVASTETGMPVTDATLFELGSVSKTFTATLTSWAHVDGELSLTDSVATYLPTLRGTPFGNVSLLNLGTHTPGGLPLQVPDDIQNDDQMIRWFHAWRPAHAPGTVRTYANPGIGALGMITAKSMGRDFTALIEGRLFPALGLKNSFIDVPVDRAPDYAQGYTKTGKPIRMAGGEFAPEAYGVKSTAADMLRFIEANMKQVQLDAPLQRAIIDTHTGYFQAGPMTQDLIWEQYPYPVSLNALMEGNAPSMALDANPVTKIEPPEAPKDNVWINKTGSTNGFGSYVAFVPSRRIGIVILGNRNFPILDRVAAAHKILTSLEQP
- a CDS encoding cupin domain-containing protein; the encoded protein is MNRVRFIAATLVTCACGCVHSAHAADKAPEAKETIVLQRAPVVQTDRELGMGIAEFPPNASKPRHKATGPELCYVLEGEVTVQIDGQAVHVYRAGESFALPANVVHVTKAGPSGAKVLASWVHTPGKPFNVPASSD